Genomic segment of Hylaeus volcanicus isolate JK05 chromosome 6, UHH_iyHylVolc1.0_haploid, whole genome shotgun sequence:
GAATTGTTTTCGTGTTTGCCCCTTCCCGATCCTCGTTCAATATTGGTGTAATGTTATTCCGTACAtccttttgtttaaattcttctttaatttctttatttttcttcctgaTGTCTGGTTCCACCAGGTTGTGGTCTACCGTATCTTTGTCCCTATGACCAGGTTTGTATCTTGGTATTTCAAAGTTTAACCCAACGTCTCTCTCCTTCATCTGCCTAGAGCTCATTGGATGACTTTGTGAGTAAGTCGACACTGTAGCTTTGTGATCTCTCCTTATATCAGAGTCTTCTCCTTTTCTTTGATCTACTGTGTATTTTGGGAGGTTGCTGTAATTGTCCTTTGATATCTCAATTGGTTGATTGTAGGTGGAGAAGGTTTTTCTTTGGTATCTTCTGTTCCTATTTAGTTTTTCCATAACCACATCTTCTATATTTTCGTTCCTGATCCATTCTAGTAGCTTTTCTATCTCTTTATCATCTTTTTGATGTTTACGAATTTGTCTTGTTTGATTTTTCTCCTGGAAATCTGTTTTATAACCGTGTCTATTACTTGATTCTACTTCGTGGTCCCATTTATCGGTGAATATTGTTCTGAGGGACGTGCTTTCTTCATGTCCTTCGGTTTCTAAAACACTAAATCTATTTTTCGTATTTGGATAGTAGTTTGACTTACCATCCTTCCTTGACCAATATGGGGTACGTATGTTACATGGTTTATCTTCCCATTTCTcgattttctgaattttttgttttatatagcCTAGCTTGGGAAAATCTCTTGCGTCTAGTTTCAAATTGTGGTCATTGATCCCTTGATTGTTTGGATTTCTCCTTTCAATGATGCCCAATTCCATTTTAGCAATTTCCCTTGCCTCAGAGAAAGCCAGGTTTTTGTATGCTAATAATTTATTGGGCGCTCTCTCCAATTCTGAATAGATGCATGTTCTGCTAAGTGAACCATGTTCCTCTTCACAATTTCTGCATCTTGCCTTTCTCTTGCACTCCCCATGGAATATGTCTCCACAATTGAAACATCTCCTATCTTGtgctttacaaaatttttttatgtgcCCAAATCTGAGGCACCCAAAACATTGTTTGGCATTCTTGACAAATGGTTTaacgtttaaatttacatatccGTCAAATATTAATCCTGCTGTTGGCAGACTGTCACcttggaatttaattaatatagagCCTGTACTTAGGAACTCTATTCCTTTATCTGTTTTAACTCTTATCCTAATTCTTTCCACTTCTTTCACCTTCTGACCTGGTACCAATTCATTCCATAATTCATCGACTGAAAAGTCCCAATCCTTTATTAAACACCATCTTTCTTCAATCCTTTTGGGAATCCTTACAGTAAAGTTTTCcttatctttattttctattttactgaaaatttctcCTCCTCTTGACTTATCCTTTGGGCAAATTTCTGCGGTTCTCCTGTTTAACATTCTGATGGACTATTAGATCAATGTcatctcttaaaaatttgaaaattttgatgtagttacattttttcttatttaagcGGTCCGGGTTATTAATTTGGATTTCAATGATACTAATGTCTTTTGGATTTTTGTCCTTGTTTTCATCACACGAGAATTTGTTCACTTCTTTCACTTGTTCGGTATTGTCATCGTATTTCCAGTTTTTACTTTTCACTGTGGTCTTAACCAGAGTGTTGCTTATGATCTTTACCTTATCATTCTCATTTCCATTAaagatttgtttttctttttcatttccttctaTCTTATTTTCTGTATTCTCAACTTTTCCACTACCTGTATAAAATTCTGTCCTCTGATCTTTGTTTGCTTTACACTGCTTCTCCTTTCTGATTTCTAAATCTTTTCCTTCTATGTTTCTGTTATCTCTTCGAGTCGATAGGGGTCGCTTTCTACCATAGCTTGAATAATCGTGTTTACCTACCATATTCATTCCTCTTATTGGACCCCTGCCTAGTGAAATTTGGCTTTCGGCCAATCCGTTTCCAAGTTTACTTTCTTCCCCTTTTCTCACTTGATCTTCCGCTCATACATTCAGCAATTTCATGGTCTCCACCTCCGGCCTCTTATCACCCTCCATGTTTCCCCTCTTCCTCGCTTCACTCGCTCCCTGGTGGAAGCCTAGCTTCTCTCCAGGGAGTATTTTTCCAATATCAGCCTTTCCACCGGTATTCCAACGctgatttaatttataatcacAAAACCCACTTCTAGATATAACTCTTCACCACCTTTCCCCGATCTTAGCACACAAAATCCCCTTTAACTTGCATAAAAACTCTCCTCGGTGCGAAGCACGTCCTCACCACGTGACGACCCGGTGGCGCCCTCCGCGGTTCACGATAGTGAATAATAACCGTAGCTGTTATCGCTTAGGTTCTCTCTTACTTGCTAAATGCTTCTCAGTCTAAGATATAGGGTGACgttcgaatatacaaatactatATCTATTTTCAACTCATTACAAGGGAAAAATATGTCCGTGGTTTGGACGGTCGATATGCGAACGTCACACTATACAagttttgttgctaaattctatgttggatgtatttaacaacatttgattatattaaatatttcgactgtcatatttaattttttagtggaactatgggatcgtttagatagaaaagttcagaaagaatgttcaatatatcaaacacatttatggcgaaatattacaaaataaatgagataatattacttcggatacaatgaagaaattaatagtatccaagtttggtaaaaaaaatgataatattatctagttatctctaaaggtttttatcattactcatgtgatattaaaaaaagactattaataaaatatattcgctaatacaacataaacatatcgaaagataaataatacaattgatattaatagatttgcaactgttattagatatttagtgtccacatacttctgagcggggGTGTACTGTATGCATCGCGCAGATACGCTGCGCCGGGTCGCGATCATGTCAAATATAGACGTACGAtcattatctttattatagGTTATAGCTAttgtttttcgaaaacaacACACTTATATAATCAGGTACATGTTATACATCAatagattcagaaaaaaaaatatgttcgttttggttattttataaactgcgattacatttaaaataatgttataaacaaattctttattataaagaaattattttttttgcaaaattttggGTCCgattttatatgcagatagaaaaccatgaaactttttcttaaaaagatttcttctatctataatagtttcggagatagcctattgcaactgaaactttatatcatttcaccccctaaatatgaaaacgggacaaaataaaaagtaggtatatcttattttttggCCCTtcaaaacatatccaaaaatcaaaacaatcggaggGAGGCACCTAAAAAACATTCCTTAtcagtctctctttcttcttcatcaaactGTTTTTTCTACTTCGTCGACGCTTCGAAACTCTGGACGTATTCGAAGCTGGTCGGACTTGAATATTTGGTTATACGTACTTACAATGTATACCCAACCGAGGTGTCGATTCTGTTTACACGCCGAGCGCCAACATAGAAAGGGACAGCCAGtagaggagagaaagagaggtcGAAACAAATCGGAGAGACTATATGTATCTTATTTTCGCTCGCGAAAGAGCGAATTATGTTTCTCGCTTCGTTCAGAAACAGCAGAAAACGCCACCTCGTTTTCATCGGCCAGCCGTGTCTCTATGGGTattaccatttctatgcagaaaaatctgctgtaataccgaccAGCCAAATCGGAGAggtcggtattacagcagctactctctgcatagaaatggtattaCCATTAGATATGCGGCAGCGAAGGAAAACTAGATGGAGCTGCTCGTTGTTGACATACAGTATAGTTTCTTCTCAACAACATATACTGTATACTTCTTCCTTGAGTGATTCTGAATGCTCAGCGTAGGAAGTAGTAGTATTCTGTTCCGCGCCGCGTATTACGTTTGTGTAGTGCGGTCACACTTCACCATCGCGCGTGCATATACAAATAGGAGCTAGGTTGGAGGACCCTCGGCGCCGCTGCGGCGCCTTGTGAGTTGCTCCGCGCTatcgagaatttggaaaactttaacaattttttacgcgacaaCGGTTCGTCTCCGGCATGTGGCTCttttgaagctttttacctactcctcgagtagaattttttaaaattaagaaacactttgaccttaaatttcgaggtcataatggattttgaggacggttttttttgcaaatgtccaccgatccagatgtgtacaataacccctgaaagtggtgatcaataatttttatacaccctgtacaccctgatttcatttataaaaataaagaagtttaatacaaattgtaaCAATACCAGAAAAACCGCGATCGAAATTTCTCGACCATCGGTAGGCGCGCGGGGTCGGGCGAGCGGGGAACGTTCGCGAACGCTCGCGAACGTGCCCGCATAGTAACGCGGCTTGTTGATTGACTGCGGTCTGTTAGCAACGATCGGGTATAAGAATCGCTCTCGCGGTAGCGGACGCGGCATTCTTTGCTGCACTCATAGGAGAGAACGAGAACCTGTTTCCAAATTCCTCACCTGCGAATCTACATCCCttacaaaattactttttgagttgatactaattgattataaaaactgatacctacatatcctgaaaaatccattattaatattccctatttcctatttcccataaatattttaaaagaagcgtttaaaaaatattcggataatgtgaaatttatgtttagaagatgcgtattgaatattcgagcgatgttgaataaatcttgaaaattaagagattcaaaaaaaaattaaatcaattttatattgtgtttcatttcatagattttacttttattactttatttcttgtgattggattcaattaaaacaagttattttaatttttttttatctcggtgggaatttgaatatcagatgaatatgtattttatattcgggaaaaaatatactgttgcgaatattaaataaatatgtattttatattcgagaaataatattccattctaaatattgaatagatattcattttatacttaaaaaaaaaatatttttttctaaatctagaataaatatcatatgtatatttaaatattaaaatgagattcaatctcttttattggatgaatatgtattcaatattttgtgctaCTAGGGTATGTGAACCTGAGAGCCAActgccaaaaaattaacttttttttacggaaaatgatagtgtttcgtttcaattttagtattaggttgttacaatttttttcattcatcaattgatgaaactacaaacgaaatactatcattttccgtaaaaaaagttaattttttaagtcaaGTCCCACGTTCACATAGCTTACAAGGAGATATCGCCTAGTGTCccccgaattatttaatcaaatttttttcatatgtaaagaagggtatgtaggacaatctctgcaagtgagaaggcgagactctctttcgttttcgagaaacaaatttttaaaaatagctaaatttcgattgacgagtgCCAACCATATAAGAGTCGGAGGTATTATAGAAGCAGCGTTGCATAGTCAGTAGAGTGCCATGTTGCGAAGGCAATCTTTTGCGCTGGAAGCGGTTCAATCCCGGTAGGAGTCgcctatttttttgtttactttttcttccgtttgtatcatgttttgttatggaaactacgtttttatatattaagattatttttatacaatattctgcaatttttatgtgttttatcgcattgaaaaagaagtcagaaaaaagaaggaagaaaaaaaaagaaaagaagaaagaaaaagaaaaaaaagaaagaagaaagaagttgtgctatgtttgtttaatataattaaattgttattttcaaactataatgtaagtttttataaaagcttgtagaaactcTTTTCACATcatgacttctttttcaaagcgataaaaaacataataattgtacaatattgtataaaaataatcttaatatataaaaaggtagtttccataacaaaacatcatacaaacggaagaaaaagtaaaaaaaaggataagtaactcctaccgggatcgaaccgcgtccagcgcaaagctagagtttcgaagcgacgacgaaagtAGAAAGGAACAATTtgatgaagaaggaagagagactGAGAGTCGACGCTGGCAAATGTAAAGATACGGGATCGGGATGCTAAGCGCGATTTCGACCTCAGTGAAATGGCAACAGTGTAGAGAGACACTGTTGTGAGAACGGCAACATCGCAATTGTATCGACATCACGTTAGCAGTCGTCCTCAGTAAGCGCCATCTCCTATCGATtgtctgaactaaatttgtgaCGTAACTTGCTCTGCATTATCGTAAAAATAGCGGAATCTCGTTTTTGGGAAtgtttttaagatttttcgctttttgttcttatattagcatattttgggttgaatgagggctcattcgaaagaggaaggtccaacgaAGGGTGGTCTGGTCATCATTCGAGTCACAAAATCCATTtagtaacctaaaaatacttCCATTCTACGGATGTGTTTTCCTCGACTTTTGTTCAACTTTGGAcgctcatattattaaatatcaacacaCTATCGTTCTATCATGACCAGAGCACCCTTCGTTGGACCTTCCtttttcgaatgagccctcattcagtccaaaatatgctaatataacgacgaaaagcgaaaaatcgcgAACCCCTTTTTAGGCCCACTTTTGCTGGTAATGTCACctcgctgcattacccgtgtctatCCCCTTAAACCGATAGTGaaaagtgtaaaaaaaatagaaaacttgAACATTGTTGTTAGAGACACTAAGGAAATAGAAGTTAAGAGCGAAAATAATATAGGTATCACAGTTAACCAAAAAATCCAAGGTAAGAAATACGAATTTCATCCTCATGATCAACACGTGGCGGCAGTCGATGCGTTACAGTTAGTCGAGAAATGCTTAGATGAAAACGTAAAATCAGACATCGCGTTCTTTCAGATACAAATCATATTCAAAAACAGTACAATTCCGCTTTCGTTTAACAAAAaagcaaattatattaaaatatttagatttttaacACCAGACATAAACCTAATAGagtcgataaaaatgatctcTAAAACTATCGCGGAAGTCAAAGTTAAAAAAGGGGAACACGGaaggttaatttttaataaatattcggtTTTAGACATTAACAGATTCAAAATGACAATTCCTCACCGAGCAGAGGAGAGGGTGGGAGTGATTAAAGACTGGGATTTACCGCTGGAAGATTTGAGAGAGGAGATCGAGCCAGGGCAGGGAGTTATCTCGATAGAAAGGCTTAAAAAAAGGGTTAGAGTCGAAAAGAGGTTTGTAATGAGGGACTCTCATCTCATTTTGGTTAAATTCGCGGGTTGCAGTCTGCCGACTAAATTGATAGTAATGGGAGAAGTAGGATTAAATATCACACCGTTTGTTAGAAACATAAGACAATGTTATAATTGCCTGAAATTTGGGCACATAAAGAAATGGTGCAGGAGCAATACCAAAAGATGTTTCAATTGTGGAGATGCTTTTCATTGGGAATGTAGTAAAGAAGCAAGATGTATAAATTGCGAAGAAGGACACGGAGCATTGAACAGGGATTGCCCATATGCGGAATTAGAAAAAGCCATTACCAAATTAATAGCGTACAAAAACGTATCATTTCAGGAAGCTAAACAGCAAGCAATGCTGGAACTGGGATTTGTAGATAAACGGTTAAAATATAGGGACGCAGAGGAACAAAATGATTTCTACGGGAACAATAAAGACTTCCCTTCTCTTGacagatttaaaaagaagaagatcaTAGTTGAGAAATGGGAGGATCAACCATGTGATCTACGTCACCCATTCTAGAAACACGTCAAGCCCAAACAGCAAGCACGAAGTGACAGGAATAAGGGCGAAGAATAAGCCCAAATAAGGAAGCCCAAATAAGGAAAAGAACACCACGATTGACAAAAGACAAAAACACACAGACTATGATATTGAGCAACTTCTGCAATGGATCAAGGAAGAGGAACTAGAGGATGTGGTTCTGAAGAGACTGAAAAACCGAGGAAGATACAGCTCTGAACAAATGGAGAAAATGTGGGGAAAAGTGGATTCCAACCTCAAAAGATTAGATAGGAACATCCAAAGACAGATCAGGAGCTACAACTATAGCAAATTACCCAAGCATATAACAGGAGATAATTTAGTAGACGAGGAATTAGAAGAAATGAGACGTAAAGAAGAGGAGAAGAAAAGAGCTTTCTTGTATAGGAATAAGAGACAAGACACAGGATGCAGAAGACAAAACTTCAGGGGAACAGATAGAAACGAAACATACCATAACAAGCATGAGAATAAGGACTGGAATCAACCGAACAAGGTAGACAAACTAATGCCAGAATGGAAGAAAGCGGAAGAACAACCCACAACCGGTAAACCCAAGGAGAAGGAAGAATTCGCAACAAGGGTGTTCGAAATACCTGCTCTACCACAAGCACCGATTGATGACAACTGGGATTCAGATGCACCAAAGGAGGAGCATGATCAGGTAAAAACAGTAAATTCAATGGCAACAATAGAAGAGAAAGAAGCGGAGAAAACGGAATTAGAAGCCTTCATCCAGATGGAAGAAGTAGGAGTGAACATAGAAATtacagaaacagaaaaatcaGCAGAGTGCAACAGTGTAAGCAAGGTCCCATCAACCTCAACAGGTATAACAGTAAATAACTGTCAGGAGGGGGACTCAGACTCATTCAAGTCTCCAGATGGTGAATCAGAAAgtgaaatcaaaattgattGGGAAAAAGAggataaattgaaagaatcaGAAAAGTAAgagtttattttacattaagtTTAATCTACATAGTTatcttaatttaaaagttttaatattaaaagattCATTTCAGAATAGGAACTAAGTATGAAGTTAGATATAAGGTT
This window contains:
- the LOC128878950 gene encoding uncharacterized protein LOC128878950 isoform X2; the protein is MDFEDGFFCKCPPIQMCTITPESGPLLLVMSPRCITRVYPLKPIVKSVKKIENLNIVVRDTKEIEVKSENNIGITVNQKIQDINRFKMTIPHRAEERVGVIKDWDLPLEDLREEIEPGQGVISIERLKKRVRVEKRFVMRDSHLILVKFAGCSLPTKLIVMGEVGLNITPFVRNIRQCYNCLKFGHIKKWCRSNTKRCFNCGDAFHWECSKEARCINCEEGHGALNRDCPYAELEKAITKLIAYKNVSFQEAKQQAMLELGFVDKRLKYRDAEEQNDFYGNNKDFPSLDRFKKKKIIVEKWEDQPCDLRHPF
- the LOC128878949 gene encoding uncharacterized protein LOC128878949 isoform X6 — its product is MEKMWGKVDSNLKRLDRNIQRQIRSYNYSKLPKHITGDNLVDEELEEMRRKEEEKKRAFLYRNKRQDTGCRRQNFRGTDRNETYHNKHENKDWNQPNKVDKLMPEWKKAEEQPTTGKPKEKEEFATRVFEIPALPQAPIDDNWDSDAPKEEHDQVKTVNSMATIEEKEAEKTELEAFIQMEEVGVNIEITETEKSAECNSVSKVPSTSTGITVNNCQEGDSDSFKSPDGESESEIKIDWEKEDKLKESEKIKDYKLIYNDNMKDIDRKSQRQPGTGCTKSNCRIKIG
- the LOC128878949 gene encoding uncharacterized protein LOC128878949 isoform X7, coding for MEKMWGKVDSNLKRLDRNIQRQIRSYNYSKLPKHITGDNLVDEELEEMRRKEEEKKRAFLYRNKRQDTGCRRQNFRGTDRNETYHNKHENKDWNQPNKVDKLMPEWKKAEEQPTTGKPKEKEEFATRVFEIPALPQAPIDDNWDSDAPKEEHDQVKTVNSMATIEEKEAEKTELEAFIQMEEVGVNIEITETEKSAECNSVSKVPSTSTGITVNNCQEGDSDSFKSPDGESESEIKIDWEKEDKLKESEKKFDVKVQNYILYPESGRKCIVC
- the LOC128878950 gene encoding uncharacterized protein LOC128878950 isoform X1; this translates as MDFEDGFFCKCPPIQMCTITPESGPLLLVMSPRCITRVYPLKPIVKSVKKIENLNIVVRDTKEIEVKSENNIGITVNQKIQGKKYEFHPHDQHVAAVDALQLVEKCLDENVKSDIAFFQIQIIFKNSTIPLSFNKKANYIKIFRFLTPDINLIESIKMISKTIAEVKVKKGEHGRLIFNKYSVLDINRFKMTIPHRAEERVGVIKDWDLPLEDLREEIEPGQGVISIERLKKRVRVEKRFVMRDSHLILVKFAGCSLPTKLIVMGEVGLNITPFVRNIRQCYNCLKFGHIKKWCRSNTKRCFNCGDAFHWECSKEARCINCEEGHGALNRDCPYAELEKAITKLIAYKNVSFQEAKQQAMLELGFVDKRLKYRDAEEQNDFYGNNKDFPSLDRFKKKKIIVEKWEDQPCDLRHPF